The window GATTCCGTGGTTTATACTTTTAAGATATGTTATTAAGGATTATAGGATATACCGAAATTTTAAGTCGTCCTTTTACGGAACATGGTGACGTTAGGGGGATGCTTTAGGGATACAGAGCTTTATTTTGAAGATTCTCTTTTCCTGATCTGCCTCTATGAATATCAGGCCACCCAAGCCTTCAATTGTCTCCTTTATGATTCGTAACCCAAAACCGTGAAAATCCTTGCTTTCTTTTGTGGTTTCCAGTTCACCGTCCTTCCATAATAATTCGTTAAATGAGTTGGAAACCTCAATGGTTGCCCAATCCGGGTTGCCGCTGCTCGTGATTTCAATGAACGGTTCTGGACCGGATACCTTATTGCAGGCTTCTATGGCATTGTTAATTACGTTTGAAAAAATACGGACAATATCCAGATCCGTTATTGAAATATTTTCAGGGAGATGTGCAACCGCCGAAAAACGTATGCTCTTTTCCTCGCAGGTGTTAGCTGCATCCTGCAAAATGGCGTCCAGTAAAACATTATTGGAATAGGCTTTATGAACAAGTACGTCTCGCTGCATGGTATCATGAATGTCGTCCAGCATTCGGGCGGCCTTCTCATACTCTTGACTGTACAACAAAGTTTTCATGGAAGTCATCATACTTTTGTAATCATGCCGAAATGCCCGATAGCTTTCCGTAAATTTGCGGTAGGATTGATAATGCCGCATTTGGCGGGAAAGCTGCTCCTGTAATTGACGGGTATGCAGCTCGTACTCAAGTAATTCTGAGACCTTAGTCGTGTGGTAAAGGACAAGTAGCCACAATTTACTTATGATGCAGGATATTAAGTATAAGGAAGAAAGCCAGGATTGCCTAATTTCATCATGGAAACGCCCGTCGTTAATAAGTGTGAGAAATACCAATTGGATGAACAGGTAAACGACTACAAATCTAAGCTGTTCCTTGTTATAAAGCAAGTGTCTGGCTGATGTATCCGGCACAATTACCTTACGGATAAACAGGCTGAACAGTATGGAAAGGAGAACCGCTAATGCGAATATCGTAATATAATAGGTTTCCTGTTGGAGAACATCTTTGATGCTGGTATGTAAAACGAAGGCATAAATCGAAAAAATAATTCCTCTGCTGCTGTATAAGGAAAACATGTAGAGGCTACCTGCATAAAGAATTTGCAGCCAGTTTCCATAAAATAGCAGGTGAAAGGCCAACATTATGGAGCCCATAATGAGGTAGACAGCGAACCGATGATCCAACAACAAATAGGATGGTATGGCAATACCGATATTAATGGCAACTGCAGCTAAATAAAAAAGCCAATGGCTTCTTTTAGGCGGAAACATCTTTTTGAAATAAAGAAGAACAAAGACATCATAAATAATCAGTGAAGCGAGCCCTAATAGCTGCATGATTTTTCTCCCCCTTGTCAGTAACCATGAATGCTGGCACGGCTGATATAGTCAGCGAACGCCTGCCTGACTTGTTTCATGTATGTGACACCAATCGGGATGTTTGCGCCCGTCTTCAGAAATAGGCTGTTCTGCTGAAACTTTGAAATGTAGGGCAGGTTCACAATATACGAACGGTGGATGCGGACAAAACCCTTACCCAGCAGTCGGGTTTGCAGCTCTTCCATTGTTGAATAGAAGTTGACGGTTTCCATTCCGTTGTAATGAACCGTTACGACCCGTTTCCAAATTTCAAAAAAAGAAATATTTTTGACCGGGATCACTTTTTGTATATTACCTGACTCACATATAAACATATCGGTTTCCTTTTTTTGAACCAATGCCACAGCCCGGAGAAATACCTGCTCAAATCTATCTGTAGAAGTTGCTGATTTCAGCAAATACTGGACAGGCGAAATATCATAAGCATCGTAAACATAGTCCTCACTTGTGGTCAAAAAAACAATTTCCGACTTGCATTCAAGTTCCCTGAGCTTCCTTGCGGTGTCCATTCCATTTAGCTTACCCATGAGGATATCCAGATAGATGATATCCGCTTGATGCGGTGAATCGGCCAAATGAAACAGCAATTCTTCTCCGCTGTTGAAAGAGGAAATTATAACTTCTATATTGTTTTTCTTCGCTATTTTTTCAATCAGCCAGGCATATTGGTTGAGAGTTTCCCGATTATCATCACATAGAAATACTGTCAACATAATTATTCACCATCCTTTCTTCCTGGTAGCACACTTTTCTCAGGCAACGACAGGGAACCCATTTCTGTTTTTCCTTAATCACTGTGCCTATCCTCTCTGTTCCACCTAGGAGTATAGTAGTATAAACACATTATACACTGCATTTTAATTATAGATATATATTGAATTGTTAATGTTAAACAAAACCATGAATCTTATATTAATAACCA is drawn from Desulforamulus ruminis DSM 2154 and contains these coding sequences:
- a CDS encoding sensor histidine kinase; amino-acid sequence: MQLLGLASLIIYDVFVLLYFKKMFPPKRSHWLFYLAAVAINIGIAIPSYLLLDHRFAVYLIMGSIMLAFHLLFYGNWLQILYAGSLYMFSLYSSRGIIFSIYAFVLHTSIKDVLQQETYYITIFALAVLLSILFSLFIRKVIVPDTSARHLLYNKEQLRFVVVYLFIQLVFLTLINDGRFHDEIRQSWLSSLYLISCIISKLWLLVLYHTTKVSELLEYELHTRQLQEQLSRQMRHYQSYRKFTESYRAFRHDYKSMMTSMKTLLYSQEYEKAARMLDDIHDTMQRDVLVHKAYSNNVLLDAILQDAANTCEEKSIRFSAVAHLPENISITDLDIVRIFSNVINNAIEACNKVSGPEPFIEITSSGNPDWATIEVSNSFNELLWKDGELETTKESKDFHGFGLRIIKETIEGLGGLIFIEADQEKRIFKIKLCIPKASP
- a CDS encoding LytR/AlgR family response regulator transcription factor, giving the protein MLTVFLCDDNRETLNQYAWLIEKIAKKNNIEVIISSFNSGEELLFHLADSPHQADIIYLDILMGKLNGMDTARKLRELECKSEIVFLTTSEDYVYDAYDISPVQYLLKSATSTDRFEQVFLRAVALVQKKETDMFICESGNIQKVIPVKNISFFEIWKRVVTVHYNGMETVNFYSTMEELQTRLLGKGFVRIHRSYIVNLPYISKFQQNSLFLKTGANIPIGVTYMKQVRQAFADYISRASIHGY